From a region of the Enterobacter cancerogenus genome:
- a CDS encoding IclR family transcriptional regulator — protein MENDREVKYLVPGLERGLQLLLAFGEQHRDLTFAELHRLVDMPKATAYRVVQTLEYMGFLERNARTNTFSLGMNVLRLGFEYIASLDVAQVGQPVIEQLRDVSQCSSHLAIRDGRDIIYVARVSAAGSRINQVSIGTRLPVHCTSLGRMLLTDISRADFEHLFPHERLPGNTPGQLHDREALWQMVQQDKARGFVIGESFFRHGISSIVYPVYDRSGRVAAVVSILVPSEEIPQPDRERLQNEVRLAADKISGFLGYLSQAS, from the coding sequence ATGGAAAACGATCGTGAAGTGAAGTATCTCGTGCCGGGGCTGGAGCGCGGTCTCCAGCTGCTGTTGGCCTTCGGCGAGCAGCACCGCGATCTGACCTTTGCCGAGCTGCACCGGCTGGTGGACATGCCAAAAGCCACCGCCTACCGCGTGGTGCAGACGCTGGAATACATGGGCTTTCTGGAGCGCAACGCGCGCACCAATACTTTCTCGCTCGGCATGAACGTGCTGCGCCTGGGCTTTGAATACATCGCCTCGCTGGATGTGGCCCAGGTCGGCCAGCCGGTTATCGAACAGTTGCGCGACGTCAGCCAGTGCAGCAGCCATCTGGCGATCCGCGACGGGCGCGACATCATCTACGTCGCCCGCGTCAGCGCTGCCGGTTCGCGCATCAACCAGGTGAGCATTGGCACCCGCCTGCCGGTGCACTGCACCTCGCTTGGCCGCATGCTGCTGACCGACATTTCGCGCGCTGACTTTGAACACCTGTTCCCGCACGAGCGCCTGCCGGGCAACACGCCGGGGCAGCTTCACGACCGCGAAGCGCTGTGGCAGATGGTGCAGCAGGACAAAGCCCGCGGGTTTGTCATCGGCGAATCTTTCTTCCGTCACGGTATCTCCTCCATCGTCTATCCGGTGTATGACCGCAGTGGACGGGTGGCAGCGGTGGTCAGCATTCTGGTGCCGTCGGAGGAGATCCCCCAGCCCGACCGCGAGCGCCTGCAAAACGAGGTCCGTCTGGCGGCGGATAAAATCTCTGGCTTCTTAGGGTATTTGTCACAGGCCAGTTAA